The following is a genomic window from Thioclava electrotropha.
AACAGCGTCGCGACCACCACGACCCACCAGAACATAGGGCCCAGGAGCTTGAGTTCCGAACGGGCGAGCGGGTTGCGCACGCGGCGTTGCGTGCCGGGGTGGGCGGGCTCTTTCACCACGAACAAGATCAGCCCGAGCGACAGGAAGGCCGGGATCACCGCGACCCAGAAGACCGAGCGGAAATCGTCCGAGAACAGCCACATCAGCCCGATCGCGGCGAGCGGCCCGAGAAAGGCGCCGACCGTGTCGAGCGATTGCCGCAACCCGAAGGCCGCACCGCGCATCTTGCCCGGCGCGAGGTCGGCGATCAGCGCGTCGCGCGGCGCGCCGCGGATGCCTTTGCCCACCCGGTCGATGAAGCGCGCGGCCACCAGCCAGTCGAATGTCGGCGCGAGCGGGAAGATCGGTTTCGTCACGGCCGCCAGCCCATAGCCGAGCGCGGCCAGCTCCTTGCGCCGCCCGATCCGGTCCGACAGCGCGCCCGAGAAGACCTTGGTGATTGCGGCGGTGGCCTCGGCGATCCCTTCGATCACGCCCACCGCCAGCGCCGTCGCCCCAAGCCCGGTCATCAGATAGACCGGCAGTAGCGCGTGGATCATCTCGGAGGAGATATCCATGAAGAGCGACACGAACCCCAGCGCCCAGATGCCCACCGGCAATCCGCGTCCAAACTTGCCCGCTGGCGTGTCCTGTGCCTCTTGCGCGTCGTCCGTCATGTGCCTCCTGCGCGCGCCGTGGTGGGCTTACTGCCCGCGCGCCTGTGCCCTGCGATCATAAAGCGCGCGTATGAGCAAGGCCATCGCTCCCTCAAGCGGCAGCCAGACGAGGCAATAAAGCCAGACCAGCAGCGCGGGACCCCAGCCGATCGGCGTCACGAAAAGCCCGTAAACCGCGATCAACGTGCCCAGCAATTGCGTGGCCTCCGTTGTCGCGAACAGCCGCAGCGCCGGGAAGGGCCGCCGCCAGAACCAGCTTTGGTGGCGCGTGACGAACAGCGTCATATGCCCCGAGACGAGGAGCTTGAGGAAGATGATCGTCTGGATCTGGTCGCGCGGCAGGCCGAGATAGGCATCGACGAACCAGAACAGCACGAAGGTCTCGATCACCCCGGTCACGCCCAGCGTCGCCGCCACCGTCAGCACGCGCCGCATGTCCCAGCGCACCGGGCGTGGCGAGACCGAGACGTTGTCATAGGCGATCATCATGATCGGGAAATCGTTGAGCACCGCCAGCAGCACGATCATGATCGCGGTGACGGGGTAGAAATCGAAGATCAGGATCGAGAGTGTCATGAACAAGAGCACGCGGATCGTCTCGGCGACGCGGAAAGTGGCGTAGCTCGTCATCCGCTCGAAGATCCGGCGCGCTTCCTCGATCGCCGTGGTGATGATCGACAGCCCCTTGTCGGTCAGCACCAGATCGGCGGCGGTGCGCGCGGCATCGGTCGCCCCGCTCACCGCGATCCCGGCATCGGCCTTGCGCAGGGCAGGGGCGTCGTTCACCCCATCCCCGGTCATCGCGACGATGGAATGCCCCGCCTGCAGCACCTCGACGATGCGGAACTTGTGCTCGGGGAGAACGCGCGCGAAGCCGTCGGCGGCGCGGACATTGGCCTCCACCGTGGCCGGGTCGCCATCGAGCAGCTGGCCCGCCGGATAGATTTTCTGCCCGAGATCGAGCTTGCCCGCGATCTGGCGCGCGATGGCCTCGTGGTCGCCGGTGATGATCTTGACGTCGATCCCCATGTTGCGGGCCTCAGCGATGGTGCTGGCGGCATCGGGGCGCGGCGGGTCGATGATCGGCAGTAGGCCAAGAAATTCCCAATCCTGCCCGGCGCGCTTCTGTGCGGCCCCGAGCGCGCGGTAGCCCTGCTGCGCGAGGGTTTCGACCTCGTCCTCCACCGCCTTGCGCGCGTCATCTGTGAGGGCCGCAAGCTCTACGATCACCTGCGGCGCGCCTTTCGCGACCTGCCAGTGATCGGCCTCGTGACGGACCTCCGCCTCGCTGCGTTTGCTGACCGGATCGAAGGGGGTGAAGCTGAGCGTCTCGATGGCGTCGAGTGCAATGCCCTTCGCCGCCGCCAGCACCGCTTTGTCGATCGCATCGGGCGCATCGCGGTCGCAGGCAAGCGCCGATGCGCGCAGCAGATCGTCGACCGCGATGCCCTCTGCCGGGCGCGGATCCTCGACGGTCAGCTCGTTCAGCGTCAGCGTCCCGGTCTTGTCCGAGCACAGCACATCGACGCCCGCCAGTTCCTCGATTGACACCAGCCGCGAGACGATCGCCTTCATCCGCGCAAGCCGCTCCGCGCCCACCGCCATCGTCACCGACAGAACCGTGGGCAGCGCGACCGGGATCGCCGCCACCGTCAGGATCAGCGCGAACTGGATCACCTCGAGCGGCGGGTTGTGCCGCTGAAACGAGACGATCACGATCATCGCCACCAGAACCAGCGCCGCTGCGATCAGGAAATTCCCGATCTGCATCACGGCTTTCTGGAAATGCGATTTGCCATTCGTGGTCTGCACGAGCGAGGCGGTGTGGCCGAAATAGGTCTCCATCCCGGTCGCCGTAACCTCGCCGGTCATCTCGCCCAGCTTCACGACCGAGCCGGAATAGGCGCTGTCACCGACCGCCTTATCGACGGGCAGGGACTCGCCCGTCAGCGCCGCCTCGTCGATGGAGAGATATTTGCCCTCGAAGAGCGTCAGATCAGCCGGGACGATCTGACCGATCGACAGGCGCACGATATCGCCGGGCACCAGATCGCGCGCGGCGATCTCCTGCCATGTCCCGTCCCGTTTCACGCGGGCGCTCGGGGCCAGCTGCGCCTTGAGCGCTGCGATGGCCGAACTCGCCTTGCTCTCTTCCTTGAAGCCCACCGCCGCGTTGAGCAGCAGCATCACGAAGATCACCGCGAAATCGGACCAGTCGCGCAGCACGAGCGACAACAGCGCCGCCAGTTCGATCAGCCACGGGATCGGTCCCCAGAAATAGCCCGCGATCCGTTGCAACAGGGTTTTCTCGTCGCTTTGGAGCGCATTGGGACCGTATCGCTCGAGCCTCTGTGCCGCCTCTGCCGCGCTCAGACCTGTCTTGCGGTCCGTTTCCGGCACATTCTGCGTCATCGGTTCAGCGACGGTCTGGTCCATTGTTCGTGTCTCCAGCTTTGGCCCCGAGCTTGCCGAGCCACTGACCGATTTCCGGCCAGACATTCGAGAGAGTGTGGCTGCCCATGAAGAGGCCGATATGCCCGCCCTCGACCAAGCGGCTCACGATATCCTTGCGCGGCGTGCCGAGCAGCGTCTCTGCCGCGAAGACCTGTTCGCGCGTGGTGATGTCGTCCGCCTTGCCCGCAAGCAGAAAGGCCGGGCAGGTGATCGCGCCCAGATCGAGCTTGCGCCCGAGGCCCACGAATTCCCCCTTGGCGAACAGGTTCTGTTTGAACAGCAGGTCGATCGCCTGCAGGTAATAGCGCCCCGGCAGGTCGATGGGGTTCTCGTACCAGCTCTCGAACCGCTCGGTGCGCTTCATGAAATTGCGGTCGTCGATATGCTCGTAGAGATCGACGAACTTGCCGAAATACTGCTGATCGGCATGCATGTTCTTCCAGCCGGTGAGCATGAACCGCCCCGGCATCCGGCCCTCACCGGCCTCGACCATTTCCTGATAGGCCGAGAGCGGCATCTCATGGGCGAGCTTGCGGATCGGACCGTGCCCGGCATCGGTGTCGATGGGCGAGCCCGCCAGCACGAGACCCGCGACCTTCTCGGGGAAACGCGCGGCATACATCGCCGACATCCAGCCGCCCTGACACAGGCCCACCAGCATCACCCGCCCGCCGAGCTCATCGACCGCGACGTTGATCTCGGCAAGGTATTTGTCGATGTCGAAATCGCGCATCTCGGGCGTCGCGCTTTTCCAGTCCGTGCAGAGCACACGCCCCAGGCCTGCATCCAGCAGCGTCTCGATCAGGCTCTGGCCCTTGGCGTAATCCGCGATGGTCGAGGAATGCCCGGCATAGGGCGCATCGACAATCACCGGAATGCCGCCGCCCGTGCCGCCGAAATCGCGCAGCCGCATCGTGTCGAGATCGAGCAGCACGTCGTTCTTCGTGGCCCATTTCGGATCAGGCGGGTGCGTGATCTTCGCCGCCTCGTCGAGATAGGTCAGCCCTTTCTCGACCGCGTCGAGCCCGATCTTCTGCCACTCCATCGCCGCAGCCATCGGCCAGAAGAAGGGAACGCTGTGTTCGTAGGTGTTATTGGCATCGCTCATGTTCGACACTCGCAAGACGCTTTGGTGCACAGATGCACTCTTTTGAGACCCCAAGGCCCGTTAGAATGCAAGTGCAGCAAAGCCCGAGCGCGCGAACGTGAAGCTGATGTGTGGAACGGTGAGGCGGTTTTGGCGGCGGGTGACGCTTTCTTAATCCGTGCTCAGAAGCGCCGTGACCAGCGCGCTGGACGGATCGGACAGCTCCTCGATCACGTCGAAATGGTGCCGCCCGTAGGCCGCGACCAGATCTGCTTCCGGCCAGTGCTCGGCCTGCAGGGACGACTGGCGCAGGAATTCCGGACGTTCCGCCGCGCCGACCCAGACGGTGACTTTCACGCCGGGGCGAAGCTTCAGCAGGGCGGGGCTTTCGCTGGCGGCGATCTCGGGCGTGATCCCCAGCCGCGCGTTCATCGAATGCATCTGCAACGGGCGCAGGTCATGCACGCCGCTCACCGAGATCACCCGCCGGATCCGCGCCGCGGTTTCGTCGGAGAGCGCGCTGCCCTCGGATACCGACCGCGTCACGAGATGCCCGCCCGCGGAATGGCCGACGAGATGGATCGGGCCTTCCACCAGCCCCGCTGCGTGATCGATGGCCCGTGCGATCTGCTGCGCGATGCCGGGAATGCTGTTCTCCGGGGCGAGCGTGTAGCCGGGCAGGGCGACGGTCCAGCCCTGAGACAGCGCACCCTCTGCCAGATGGGACCACATGTCCTTGCTGAATTTCAGCCAGTAGCCGCCGTGGACGAAGACCACGAGCCCCTTGGACGCGCCTTCGGGGCGGAAGAGGTCGATCTTTTCGCGGGGCGCATCGCCATAGGCAGCTTCGCTCATCCGATCGGCATGGCGCGACCGGAACTCGGCGGCGCGCTCGGCCCAGAGATCGGGGTAGGCGCTGCCATTCTCGATATAGCCGCCGTTCTCGAAAGCGTCTTCCCAGTCGATCCCGCTCAGGTCTTCCATGTTCCCTCCCGCTTTTTTCGCGTCATGCCCGGAGACAGAGCATATCCCGCGGGATATTGCGAGGGCACGGTCGCGCGGGTAGCGTGCGCCGGAGCCGAAACTTTCGTGATCCATCAGCCGATTGCCGGGTTTCGAGACGCGCTTTCGGGCCGTGAGAACAAGAGGAAGACGACCATGCCGAACCTGCCGAGAAAGCACCTTTTCGATCTGCCCGAGGGGGTGATCTATCTCGACGGGAACTCGCTCGGGCCGCTACCGCGCGGGGTGGCGGAGCGGCTGGAGAGCTGCGCACGCGACGAATGGGGGCAGATGCTGATCCGGGGCTGGAACGAGGCGCATTGGATGGATCAGCCCGCCCGCGTCGGCAATAGGATCGGTCGGCTGATCGGCGCGCCGGAAGGCTCTGTCGTGCTGGGCGATACGCTTTCGATCAAGGTCTATCAGGCGCTGGCCTCGGCGCTGGAAATGCGGCCCGACCGGAAGGTCATCCTGTCCGACAAGGGCAATTTCCCGACCGATCTCTATATGGCGGATGGGCTGGTCCGCTCGCTGGCTCGCGGGCACGAGCTGCGCACGCCCGCACCCGAGGACGTGGCCGACGCGATCACCGAAGAGGTCGCGGTGGTGATGCTGACGCAGGTCGATTACCGTACCGGACGGATGCACGATTTCGAGGCGATCACCCGCAAGGCCCATGCGGTTGGCGCGGTGATGATCTGGGATCTCGCCCATAGCGCGGGCGCGGTGCCGGTGGACATGACGGCGAACGGGGCCGAATTCGCGGTTGGCTGCACCTACAAATATCTCAACGGTGGGCCCGGTGCCCCGGCCTTCATCTATGTCCGCCCCGACATCGCTGACACGGTGCGCCCGGCGCTGAGCGGCTGGCTCGGCCATGAGGCGCCCTTCGCCTTCGATCTCGACTACCGCCCCGGCCGCGCGGTCGAGCGGATGCGCGTCGGCACGCCGCCGGTCCTGCAGATGACCGCGCTCGAAGAGGCGCTCAAACTCTGGGACGGGCTGACGATGGAGGAGGTGCGTAAGCGCTCCGTCGAGTTGTCGGAGCTCTTCATCCGCGAGGTCGAGGCGCGCTGCCCAGACCTCACGCTGCTCAGCCCGCGCGACCCGGAGGCCCGCGGCAGTCAGGTCTCGTTCGGTTTCGCCGAAAGCTACGCCGTCGTTCAGGCCCTGATCGCGCGCGGGGTGATCGGAGATTTCCGCGCGCCCGACGCGATGCGCTTCGGCTTCACGCCGCTTTACCTCGATGAGGCCGACGTGACGCGCGCCGCCGAAATCCTCGGCGAAGTGATGGCGCTGCGGGCCTGGGATACGCCTGCGTTCAAGGCACGCGGACGGGTCACCTAACCGTTCGCCTTTGCGCGACCGTCAGCCCGGCGTCGTGAACTCGGCGACCAATTCGCGGATCAGCTCGCGCAGCCAGACATGCCCCTGATCCCGGCGCAGATGCGGGTGCCACGCGATCTGGCTGGGAAAGGTGCCGAGGTCTATCGGCACGGGAACATCGCGCAAGCCATAAGGTCTGGCGGTCATCGCGGCGACCCGCGCAGGCACCGTGGCGATCCCGCCCAGCCGTGCGACCGCAGGCGCGGCGGTCAGGAAATGCGTGACCACGACGGCGGTGTTGCGGGACAACCCCGTCGCCTCGGTGCGTTTGTGAACTCCGGTGCGCCACTTGCCGGGCGGGGCGACGACCACATGCGGCAACGTCTCGTAGAGGCTCCGGTCGAGCGACGCGCCCTCGGGTAACGCCTGCGGCGCGACGATGCAGCGGAACCCGTCCTCGAACAGGTCGGAGACCACGAGGTCCTCGGGTGGGGAGTCGAACCGCCCTACCGCCAGATCGAAGGCCCGCCCGGCAAGCGCGCGGGGGTCCAGATCGGGCCCGATGGGCGAGATTTCGAGACGCGCCGACGGGGCCCTGTCCGCGAAGGCCGCCGCGAGTTCCGGCGCGAGAACGATCTCGGCATAGGGCCCCAGCAACAGCCGGAAGCGGCGTGTGGTGCGCGCGGGATCGAAAGGCTCGGCGGCGCGGAAGGCCTGTTCCAGCCGCTCCAGCCCCGCGGCGATGTCGGGCGCGATCTCGAGCGCTTTCTCGGTGGGCTCCACGCCATAGCGGGCGCGCAGGAACAACTCGTCACCCAGCGCCGCACGCAGACGTGACAGCGCCGCGCTCACGGTGCTCTGGGATTGGCCGAGCCGCTGGGCCGCGGCGGTTACATTGCGTTCTTCCATGACCGCATGGAACACGCGCAAAAGCGATACGTCGGGTGTCATGTCTCCGGAATATCGATTTCTGACGTTGCCTGCATCAATTTCTCGATCAGTGAACGCAACCTATCTCTGTTGGGACGCGTTGACGGCCCGAGACGAACAGGACCGGAAATGCCCTGAAACGCACAACGAAGGAGGCCAAACCCATGGCACGTATTCTTATTCTTTCGACCGCAGCCGACGCTCTGGGCGATACGGGCAAAAAGACCGGCGTCTGGTACGAGGAACTGGCGACGCCCTATTACGCCTTCCTCGACGCAGGCCACGAGGTGAAAGTCGCCACGATCGGCGGCCACTCGATCCCGATCGACCCGAATTCCGACGTGACCGGCGATGACGCGCCGGCCTCGGTGACGCGTTTCCGGGATGACGCCGACGCCAAGGCGGTTCTGGAAAACCCCGCGCGCATCGAGGACGAGGACATCACTTCCTATGATGCGCTCTACATCCCCGGCGGCCACGGCGCGATGTATGACCTCGCCGAGAGTGATATCTCCGCGAAGGCGATCAGCACGGCTTGGGATGGCGGCAAGATTGTCGCCTCGGTCTGCCACGGCCCCGCAGCCTTCGACAAGGTGAAGGACAAAAACGGCGACTCCATCGTGAAAGGCCGCAAGGTCTCGGCCTTCACCGATAGTGAGGAGCGCGGCGTGGGACTTGCCGACGCGGTGCCCTTCCTTCTTGAAACCCGCCTGCGCGAGTTGGGCGCTCAGTTCGAGAGCACCGACGACTGGCAGCCCCATGCGGTGGCCGACGGGCGTCTTGTGACCGGCCAGAACCCGGCCTCCTCCGAGGCGGCTGCGAAAGAAGTGCTGGCCCTCCTGGGCTGATATCGAGAGGCGCCGCCCGGTCCGGGTGGCGCCTTCTTCGTTCCCACCAAATTCAGAGAGGCTGACATGTCGAAAATCATTCTCATCACCGGCGCCTCCACCGGGATCGGCGAGAGCTGTGCGCGCCATGCGGTCGAGGCGGGCCACAAGGTCGCTCTGGCCGCACGGTCCGAGGAGAAACTCGAAGCTCTGGTCAAAGATCTGGGTGCCGACAACGCCCTCGCGCTGCCCACCGACGTCACCGACCCCGACGCTCAGGAACGCATGGTCGCGCGTGCGGTCGAGCATTACGGTCGTCTCGACGTGGTGCTGGCCAATGCGGGCGTCGGCGCTTCGGCGCGCGGGACCGAGGCCGGATCGGTCGAGAGCTTCCAGAAGATGATCGAAGTGAACTGCCTCGCCGTGACCTACACCGCGAAATTCGCGTTGCCGCATCTGCGCGCGTCCAAGGGGCATATGGTGCTGACCGGCTCCAAGGCGTCGCAGGGCGCGATGTTCGGCTCGGTCTATTCGGCGACGAAGTGGTTCATCCGCGGCTATGCCGACAATCTCGGCGAGGAGCTTGGCGCGGCGGGCGGTCGCGTCACCTGCCTGCATCCGGGCATGGTCGACACGCCGTTCTTCGACGAGGCAAAGCCCGACGCGCTGCGCCCCGACGATGTCGCGCGCGCCTTCCTCTTCGCGATCGACCAGCCCGATCACGTTCTTATCCCGCATCTGCCGGTCTATCCCAAACCGAAGACGGATTGATCCGAGCGGGTCGCCTCTGCGGCGATCCGACATTGAAAGGAGCCGGCCCGAGGGTCGGCTCCTTGCTGTTTCGACCCTCTGAGAGCCCGGCTCAGATCGGGTAATGCTGCTTGGGATCCTCGACGGTGATCCAGCGCAGATCGGTAAACTCGGCAATGGCCGCGCGCCCGCCGAACCGTCCGTAGCCCGAGGCCTTGACCCCGCCGAAGGGCATCTGCGGCTCGTCGCCGACTGTCGGGCCGTTGATGTGGCAGATCCCGGTTTCGAGCCGGTTCGCCAGCGCCATCGCGCGCGAGACATCGGCGCTGAAGATCGCGCTCGAGAGGCCGTATTCGGTGTCGTTGGCGACTTTCAGAGCCTCTTCGTCGCCCTTCACGCGGATGATCGATTTGACCGGGCCGAAGCTCTCCTCGGCATAGATGCGCATGCCTTCCGACACCCCGTCGAGCAGGGTCGCCGCAACGATCGTCCCCTCGCGCGAGCCCCCGGCGACAAGTTTCGCGCCTTTGCCGGTCGCGTCGGCAATCAGGGCGTCCATCTTCTCGGCCGCCGCTTCGGAGACAAGCGCCCCCAGCGCCACCTCGCCGCGCGGATCGCCCGCGGGCAGGGCACTGGCGCGTGCGGCGAGCTTTTCGACGAAAGCGTCGGCCACTTTCTCGTCGACGATGATCCGCTCGGTCGACATGCAGATCTGACCCTGGTTCATGAAGGCGCCGAAAATCGCGGCATTCACTGCCCCGTCGAGATCGGCATCGTCGAGCACGATCAGCGGCGCCTTGCCGCCCAGCTCCAGCAGCGAGGGTTTCAGATGCTCGCCCGCAAGCCGCCCAATGATCCGACCGACGGCGGAAGAGCCGGTGAAGTTTACGTGCTTGACCGCGGGATGCGCGATCAGCGCCTCGACGACATCGGCCGCGTCCTCGGGGGCGTTGGTCACCACGTTGAGCACGCCCTCGGGAAGCCCGACTTCTGCGAAACATTCCCCGATCAGGCGGTGCGTCGCGGGGCACATCTCGGACGCTTTCAGCACCACGGTATTGCCGCAGGCAAGCGCCATCGCGACCGCGCGCGTGCCGAGGATGACCGGCGCGTTCCACGGCGCGATGCCGAGGCAGACGCCCTTGGCGCGAGCAACGCCCATCGCCATCGTGCCGGGCTTGTCGGAGGGGATGATCTCGCCGCCGATCTGGGTGGTCATCGCCGCAGCCTCCCGGATCATGCCCGCGGCGAGATGGACGTTGAACCCGGCCCAGGGCCCGGTCGCGCCGGTCTCGGTGATCATCGCCTGGATGAACTCGTCGGCTCTAGCCTCCATCACGTCAGCGGCTTTCGACAGGATCTTGCGCCGCCCGTTTGGCCCGGTCGCGGACCAGCCGGGAAAGGCGCGCGCGGCAGAAGCCACGACCGCCTCGACATCATCGCGCCCCGCCGCAGCGGCGCGGGTGGCGACCTCGCCGGTCACCGGATCGATCCGGTCGAAACTTGCGCCCGAGGCGGCAGGGGCGGAGGCCCCGTCCAGCAGCATTCCGATCTCTTTCATGGGTATTCTCCTCCTCGATTTCTGTCTTATCTGCAGGGTGCTGCGCGCGCCCGCCGGGTGTCGCGTCTTCCCCGGCAATCACAGC
Proteins encoded in this region:
- the kynU gene encoding kynureninase, which codes for MPNLPRKHLFDLPEGVIYLDGNSLGPLPRGVAERLESCARDEWGQMLIRGWNEAHWMDQPARVGNRIGRLIGAPEGSVVLGDTLSIKVYQALASALEMRPDRKVILSDKGNFPTDLYMADGLVRSLARGHELRTPAPEDVADAITEEVAVVMLTQVDYRTGRMHDFEAITRKAHAVGAVMIWDLAHSAGAVPVDMTANGAEFAVGCTYKYLNGGPGAPAFIYVRPDIADTVRPALSGWLGHEAPFAFDLDYRPGRAVERMRVGTPPVLQMTALEEALKLWDGLTMEEVRKRSVELSELFIREVEARCPDLTLLSPRDPEARGSQVSFGFAESYAVVQALIARGVIGDFRAPDAMRFGFTPLYLDEADVTRAAEILGEVMALRAWDTPAFKARGRVT
- a CDS encoding type 1 glutamine amidotransferase domain-containing protein — protein: MARILILSTAADALGDTGKKTGVWYEELATPYYAFLDAGHEVKVATIGGHSIPIDPNSDVTGDDAPASVTRFRDDADAKAVLENPARIEDEDITSYDALYIPGGHGAMYDLAESDISAKAISTAWDGGKIVASVCHGPAAFDKVKDKNGDSIVKGRKVSAFTDSEERGVGLADAVPFLLETRLRELGAQFESTDDWQPHAVADGRLVTGQNPASSEAAAKEVLALLG
- a CDS encoding alpha/beta hydrolase, whose amino-acid sequence is MEDLSGIDWEDAFENGGYIENGSAYPDLWAERAAEFRSRHADRMSEAAYGDAPREKIDLFRPEGASKGLVVFVHGGYWLKFSKDMWSHLAEGALSQGWTVALPGYTLAPENSIPGIAQQIARAIDHAAGLVEGPIHLVGHSAGGHLVTRSVSEGSALSDETAARIRRVISVSGVHDLRPLQMHSMNARLGITPEIAASESPALLKLRPGVKVTVWVGAAERPEFLRQSSLQAEHWPEADLVAAYGRHHFDVIEELSDPSSALVTALLSTD
- a CDS encoding LysR family transcriptional regulator is translated as MTPDVSLLRVFHAVMEERNVTAAAQRLGQSQSTVSAALSRLRAALGDELFLRARYGVEPTEKALEIAPDIAAGLERLEQAFRAAEPFDPARTTRRFRLLLGPYAEIVLAPELAAAFADRAPSARLEISPIGPDLDPRALAGRAFDLAVGRFDSPPEDLVVSDLFEDGFRCIVAPQALPEGASLDRSLYETLPHVVVAPPGKWRTGVHKRTEATGLSRNTAVVVTHFLTAAPAVARLGGIATVPARVAAMTARPYGLRDVPVPIDLGTFPSQIAWHPHLRRDQGHVWLRELIRELVAEFTTPG
- a CDS encoding alpha/beta fold hydrolase — protein: MSDANNTYEHSVPFFWPMAAAMEWQKIGLDAVEKGLTYLDEAAKITHPPDPKWATKNDVLLDLDTMRLRDFGGTGGGIPVIVDAPYAGHSSTIADYAKGQSLIETLLDAGLGRVLCTDWKSATPEMRDFDIDKYLAEINVAVDELGGRVMLVGLCQGGWMSAMYAARFPEKVAGLVLAGSPIDTDAGHGPIRKLAHEMPLSAYQEMVEAGEGRMPGRFMLTGWKNMHADQQYFGKFVDLYEHIDDRNFMKRTERFESWYENPIDLPGRYYLQAIDLLFKQNLFAKGEFVGLGRKLDLGAITCPAFLLAGKADDITTREQVFAAETLLGTPRKDIVSRLVEGGHIGLFMGSHTLSNVWPEIGQWLGKLGAKAGDTNNGPDRR
- a CDS encoding MFS transporter, giving the protein MTDDAQEAQDTPAGKFGRGLPVGIWALGFVSLFMDISSEMIHALLPVYLMTGLGATALAVGVIEGIAEATAAITKVFSGALSDRIGRRKELAALGYGLAAVTKPIFPLAPTFDWLVAARFIDRVGKGIRGAPRDALIADLAPGKMRGAAFGLRQSLDTVGAFLGPLAAIGLMWLFSDDFRSVFWVAVIPAFLSLGLILFVVKEPAHPGTQRRVRNPLARSELKLLGPMFWWVVVVATLFTLARFSEAFLILRANDDGIPVMLVPLVLVGMNAVYALIAYPVGALSDRVGRVGLLLVGLGLLIAADLTLALVGGVGGLAVGVLLWGMHMGFTQGLLAALVAEAVPAELRGTAFGMFNLVTGVGLLIASVLAGALWEIGGAQWTFLAGAGFATTAALSLLPLRSRFNGTHKPKDAA
- a CDS encoding SDR family oxidoreductase codes for the protein MSKIILITGASTGIGESCARHAVEAGHKVALAARSEEKLEALVKDLGADNALALPTDVTDPDAQERMVARAVEHYGRLDVVLANAGVGASARGTEAGSVESFQKMIEVNCLAVTYTAKFALPHLRASKGHMVLTGSKASQGAMFGSVYSATKWFIRGYADNLGEELGAAGGRVTCLHPGMVDTPFFDEAKPDALRPDDVARAFLFAIDQPDHVLIPHLPVYPKPKTD
- a CDS encoding plasma-membrane proton-efflux P-type ATPase, with the protein product MDQTVAEPMTQNVPETDRKTGLSAAEAAQRLERYGPNALQSDEKTLLQRIAGYFWGPIPWLIELAALLSLVLRDWSDFAVIFVMLLLNAAVGFKEESKASSAIAALKAQLAPSARVKRDGTWQEIAARDLVPGDIVRLSIGQIVPADLTLFEGKYLSIDEAALTGESLPVDKAVGDSAYSGSVVKLGEMTGEVTATGMETYFGHTASLVQTTNGKSHFQKAVMQIGNFLIAAALVLVAMIVIVSFQRHNPPLEVIQFALILTVAAIPVALPTVLSVTMAVGAERLARMKAIVSRLVSIEELAGVDVLCSDKTGTLTLNELTVEDPRPAEGIAVDDLLRASALACDRDAPDAIDKAVLAAAKGIALDAIETLSFTPFDPVSKRSEAEVRHEADHWQVAKGAPQVIVELAALTDDARKAVEDEVETLAQQGYRALGAAQKRAGQDWEFLGLLPIIDPPRPDAASTIAEARNMGIDVKIITGDHEAIARQIAGKLDLGQKIYPAGQLLDGDPATVEANVRAADGFARVLPEHKFRIVEVLQAGHSIVAMTGDGVNDAPALRKADAGIAVSGATDAARTAADLVLTDKGLSIITTAIEEARRIFERMTSYATFRVAETIRVLLFMTLSILIFDFYPVTAIMIVLLAVLNDFPIMMIAYDNVSVSPRPVRWDMRRVLTVAATLGVTGVIETFVLFWFVDAYLGLPRDQIQTIIFLKLLVSGHMTLFVTRHQSWFWRRPFPALRLFATTEATQLLGTLIAVYGLFVTPIGWGPALLVWLYCLVWLPLEGAMALLIRALYDRRAQARGQ
- a CDS encoding aldehyde dehydrogenase; its protein translation is MKEIGMLLDGASAPAASGASFDRIDPVTGEVATRAAAAGRDDVEAVVASAARAFPGWSATGPNGRRKILSKAADVMEARADEFIQAMITETGATGPWAGFNVHLAAGMIREAAAMTTQIGGEIIPSDKPGTMAMGVARAKGVCLGIAPWNAPVILGTRAVAMALACGNTVVLKASEMCPATHRLIGECFAEVGLPEGVLNVVTNAPEDAADVVEALIAHPAVKHVNFTGSSAVGRIIGRLAGEHLKPSLLELGGKAPLIVLDDADLDGAVNAAIFGAFMNQGQICMSTERIIVDEKVADAFVEKLAARASALPAGDPRGEVALGALVSEAAAEKMDALIADATGKGAKLVAGGSREGTIVAATLLDGVSEGMRIYAEESFGPVKSIIRVKGDEEALKVANDTEYGLSSAIFSADVSRAMALANRLETGICHINGPTVGDEPQMPFGGVKASGYGRFGGRAAIAEFTDLRWITVEDPKQHYPI